CCCCGTGCTTGCAAGACTTTATTAGAAGTATTCAATCAAGAAATTGGAGTTAGCAATTGTCAAGAGTTGAACCAATTATCATCAGAAGAATTAACAGCAAAACTCCAAAAAATTACCAGTGAATCCCCTTCTGTAACTAAATTAATAGGCTTGAGAAGCCTGGGTGAATTACTACGTTTTATTGGTCAGCCAGAACAGTCTCAATTCGTCTTAGCCAGCAGTTTAAACTTAGCCCAAAAATTAAATTCTCCTCAAGAGCAAGCAGCCACTTATCTAAGTATAGGTAACACAGCTAAAACCTTAGCTGAAAATGAAAGGGTACGCCGCAGAAGAGAAAATTATTACCAACAAGCAGTAGATGCTTATAGCCAAGCAGCAAAGCTGACAACTTTACCAACTACGCGGCAACAAGCACAACTAAATCAGCTTAGCCTATTGTTAAAACAGGCAAAATCTGATCCAGAAAAATATCAAGAGGCAAAAGCTTTTTGGTTATCTCTAAATCCTCAAGAACTAAAATTTTCTCCTACTCGGACAGGCGTTTATGAGCAAATTAACTATGCTCAAAGCTTAACAGAATTAATTCAACCTGAAAATCCCCAGCAAAAGCAAGACTCACAACTGCCAAGTTTTGACGAAATTGACAAAACTTTAGCCGAAGCCGCTACCCAAGCCAAAAATTTGGAAGATAAACAAGCTGAAGCCTATGCACTAGGAAATCGTGGTGCGCTGTATGAGCAAAGAGGTAGTAAAGAGGATTTATCTCAAGCCGAAAAATTTACTAGACAGGCTTTGAATGTAGTTTCTAACCTAGAATCGCCCTACATATCCTATCAGTATTTCTGGCAACTGGGCAGGATACGTAAAGCCCAAGGGGATATACCAGATGCGATCGCTGCTTACACCAAAGCTTATAACGCCCTCCAATCATTACGTAGTGATTTAGTAGCAGTTAATCCAGAAGTACAGTTTTCTTTTCGATCTAGTGTAGAACCAGTTTATCGCCAACTAGTCGAACTAGAATTAGAATATGCTCAATCCTTAAAAGCAGATAAAAAAGCAGAGGAAAGCCAGAAACAATTAACTCAAGCGAGAAACGTGCTGGAATCTCTACAATTGGCTGAACTCAATAACTTTTTCCGTGAAGCCTGTGTAGAAGCGAATCCCCAGCCAATCGATAAATTAGACACTAGCGCCGCAGTTGTTTATCCAATTATTTTGTCCAATCAACAAAACTCAAATTCAAATATAGAAAAATTAGAAGTAATTCTCAGCCTACCAAATCAACCTCCACGTCTTTACACTACCAACCTTAAAAAACAAGAATTAGAAGAAACTGTAGAACAAATCCAGGCTTTTCTCAAATCTCCTGAAACTGATCTTGAACACTCCCTGCCTTATTACCAAAAAGTATATGACTGGCTAATTCGACCTCTTCGACAAGACTTAGAAAACAACAAAATTCAAACCTTAGTATTTGTCTTAGATGAAAAATTAAGAAACATTCCCATGTCTGTATTGCACGATGGCAAACAATATTTATTACAAAAATATGCCATCGCCTTAACTCCTGGTTTGCAGCTAATTAACCCAAAACCACTAACAGAGATTAATATTAAAGCCATCACAGCAGGAATAAGTGAACCACGTGAAGGTTTTGAAGGTTTACCTCAAGTAAAACAAGAGCTTAAACAAATTGAAGATTTAGGAGTAGCAACAAAGTTACTCCTCAATGACAAATTTACTACCAAAGAGATTCAAAACGAAATTCTCAACTCTGATGTTTCGATCATTCACTTAGCAACTCATGCCCAATTTAGTTCGATCGCTGACGATACTTTTATTCTATTTTGGGATCAACGCATGAACGTGAAACAGTTAGGTAATCTCTTGCGAAACAATACACTAACTTCTCGTAGACCAATAGAATTATTAGTTCTCAGTGCTTGTGAAACAGCAATTGGTGATCAACGCGCTACTTTAGGACTAGCAGGGGTAGCAGTACGATCTGGCGCACGCAGTACAATGGCAACATTATGGTCAGTGCAAGATGAAAGTACTGCCAAATTCATGGGTAATTTGTATAGTCAGTTAGAACAAGCTAAAAAGACTAAAATCAACAAAGCGCAAGCACTCCAGCAAGCACAACTGGCTTTGCTTAAGGATCAGCAATACAGCAATCCTCATTTCTGGGCACCATTTGTTGTTGTAGGCAACTGGCAATAAAGTAAAAATCCCCCAGCTTTACGAAAAACTAAGCTGGGGGACGGTCTAATGATATGAAGCAAAATTTGCTAAAGCTTAGAAGTTAACATCAGAAGGTATGAGTAGTCCGCTAATTTGTGCAATTACACCATTTGTAGTACGTGTGGCAGGTTGGTAGACTTTAGCGTTATTTACCTTGATTTCGCCATTAGCGTCTTGGGTAATTCTAAGTTCACTGCCTTCTAGAGTTTTGAGTACTCCAGTTTCGATCTGCTCACGAGTGATTTCGCCAACAATCACGTGATATTTCAAAACTTTAACACGGTTTTCGGGCTGGCTATATTGCTTAAAGACATTACTATCTAAAGAATTAAAGGCATTATCAGTTGGAGCAAAAATTGTGAAATAACCTGGCTTTTTCAGTGTGTCGAAAAGACCAGCTTCTTTCAATTCATCAACTAAATTGGCATATTTCCCATCCTTAGAAAGAGTATCAGCAATGGTACTGTTGGAGTTGCGATAAGGATAGTTGCGATAAGCAGAAGGTTGCAGAAAGGCAAAGCCATAGAATCTTCTAGCTAACACAGGAGAACTAATCATGGTTGTGACACCAATAATCCCCATCACCCAAGCCAATTTGACAAACCATTTTTTGCCAGTTAAGGCATGAAATCTTTGAGGAAACATAAGACTTACCTGGTAACTCTAAGTTTATGCTAATACTACAGGAGTTCAATGGTAATTTTCGGAAAAAATTATATAATATTGGAGTTAATAATCATGAAGCTAATATCATCATATCAACAGCATAAAAATAGTGAATTAACTTTATATTCCTCCTATCTTGGCTTTATACGTAGAGCCTTGATTTGTCAAATTTTTAATAACAGCATCCTGGTTTCAAATTATTAGACATAATTAAAAAGAAAAATGTGTCATGAAACATAAATATTGACTTGCGATCGCACAAATCAAGAAATTCTTCACAGGTTTCAATCCCAACCAAGCTTGGCTTTTCAGTCGGTCTTTATCTCAATAAACTTTGCCTGAGTGCAGTTTTACTGTGGTTACAAGAAGATTTTGCACCTCAAGCAAAGCTTTGGACAACAACCACTGGTTTACCCAGCTTTTAGGGACTGGATAATGGAAGCATACTCATACTAGAATAATAAGCATTTTGTGTTGGTTCCTATAAATACTAGGGAATTGCAAGTTCCGCAGCTATAAACCAGAAATCCTTAGATTTGAGCCTTGAC
Above is a genomic segment from Fischerella sp. JS2 containing:
- a CDS encoding CHAT domain-containing protein, with translation MKLNRSVFNRNLTYQLKRIYHKRSLFLAVLLFIFASTAPPVIAKVSQATQIVQTQPDTQQLVNQATQLYRSGQWQEAAVVWEKAVSAFSAHKDNLNQAMALSNLSLTYQQLGQWEKATKANQQSLVLLETQPRSQDKQKILAQALDIQGYLQKEVGQFTQSLESWQEAAKIYSQIKEPAKLAQNKINQSQVMQDMGLFPRACKTLLEVFNQEIGVSNCQELNQLSSEELTAKLQKITSESPSVTKLIGLRSLGELLRFIGQPEQSQFVLASSLNLAQKLNSPQEQAATYLSIGNTAKTLAENERVRRRRENYYQQAVDAYSQAAKLTTLPTTRQQAQLNQLSLLLKQAKSDPEKYQEAKAFWLSLNPQELKFSPTRTGVYEQINYAQSLTELIQPENPQQKQDSQLPSFDEIDKTLAEAATQAKNLEDKQAEAYALGNRGALYEQRGSKEDLSQAEKFTRQALNVVSNLESPYISYQYFWQLGRIRKAQGDIPDAIAAYTKAYNALQSLRSDLVAVNPEVQFSFRSSVEPVYRQLVELELEYAQSLKADKKAEESQKQLTQARNVLESLQLAELNNFFREACVEANPQPIDKLDTSAAVVYPIILSNQQNSNSNIEKLEVILSLPNQPPRLYTTNLKKQELEETVEQIQAFLKSPETDLEHSLPYYQKVYDWLIRPLRQDLENNKIQTLVFVLDEKLRNIPMSVLHDGKQYLLQKYAIALTPGLQLINPKPLTEINIKAITAGISEPREGFEGLPQVKQELKQIEDLGVATKLLLNDKFTTKEIQNEILNSDVSIIHLATHAQFSSIADDTFILFWDQRMNVKQLGNLLRNNTLTSRRPIELLVLSACETAIGDQRATLGLAGVAVRSGARSTMATLWSVQDESTAKFMGNLYSQLEQAKKTKINKAQALQQAQLALLKDQQYSNPHFWAPFVVVGNWQ
- a CDS encoding fasciclin domain-containing protein, whose product is MFPQRFHALTGKKWFVKLAWVMGIIGVTTMISSPVLARRFYGFAFLQPSAYRNYPYRNSNSTIADTLSKDGKYANLVDELKEAGLFDTLKKPGYFTIFAPTDNAFNSLDSNVFKQYSQPENRVKVLKYHVIVGEITREQIETGVLKTLEGSELRITQDANGEIKVNNAKVYQPATRTTNGVIAQISGLLIPSDVNF
- a CDS encoding DUF1822 family protein, producing the protein MRSHKSRNSSQVSIPTKLGFSVGLYLNKLCLSAVLLWLQEDFAPQAKLWTTTTGLPSF